In a single window of the Anaerolineae bacterium genome:
- a CDS encoding M55 family metallopeptidase: MKVLIAADMEGLAGLVQWDSSEEELMRRLMTEEVNAAARGAFAGGATEVLAAQSHGGMRNLLPEALDPRVTYMAGQPKPLNHMAGVDGSFDLALFVGYHSRAGTRHGVMAHTFSNGVFSLSFNGIEMGEIGTDAALCGHFGVPVGLVCGDQAACEEATALLGDVITVPVKEGVSRFAARCLPLAAARSRIERSAADAVRHAGSFAPFVVAGPIAVSLTFTLPEFADAVEHLDFVSRVDGRTVTFEAEDFPRAFERFNALHFLAPTVR; encoded by the coding sequence ATGAAGGTTCTCATTGCCGCCGACATGGAAGGACTCGCCGGGCTGGTGCAATGGGATAGCTCCGAGGAGGAGCTGATGCGCCGGCTCATGACCGAGGAGGTCAACGCCGCCGCCCGAGGTGCCTTCGCCGGCGGCGCCACCGAGGTCCTCGCCGCTCAGAGCCACGGCGGCATGCGCAACCTGCTGCCGGAGGCTCTCGACCCCCGAGTGACCTACATGGCGGGCCAGCCCAAGCCCCTCAACCACATGGCAGGGGTGGACGGCTCCTTCGACTTGGCCCTGTTCGTCGGCTACCACTCCCGGGCGGGCACGCGGCACGGCGTCATGGCCCATACCTTTTCCAACGGCGTCTTCTCCCTCAGCTTCAACGGCATCGAGATGGGCGAGATCGGCACCGACGCCGCCCTGTGCGGGCACTTCGGCGTCCCGGTGGGCCTCGTCTGCGGCGACCAGGCCGCCTGCGAGGAGGCGACAGCCCTGCTGGGGGACGTGATCACGGTGCCGGTGAAAGAGGGGGTCAGCCGTTTCGCCGCCCGATGTCTGCCCCTGGCCGCAGCGCGCTCCCGGATCGAACGGTCGGCGGCCGACGCGGTCCGGCACGCTGGGAGCTTTGCACCCTTCGTCGTCGCCGGCCCAATCGCCGTCAGCCTGACCTTCACCCTGCCCGAATTCGCCGACGCGGTGGAACACCTCGACTTCGTCTCCCGAGTGGACGGTCGGACGGTGACTTTCGAGGCCGAGGACTTCCCCCGAGCGTTCGAGCGCTTCAACGCTCTCCACTTCCTGGCGCCTACCGTCCGCTAG
- a CDS encoding GNAT family N-acetyltransferase — MAAEDVRIEPMSEDFILWRCLHDGPLSKTGIERVPPDGTGPGALQWGRHHEVNVPLLRKIIRTYGSCAMLARDGEEVVGFLRFYPKALFALDGAGHMCLQQAYPAGPSEVLVEQPFPTLADMGDRTLSVHCMMTGSPKQEHNPYQRKGIATRMVQSLVPWAQAQGWEAIEATAYEDLDLVYAITGQAGRRFWKRLGFRVTARDRLCIEGYDEFVRTMREQADAAGLKPDDAQNQYTLRLEL, encoded by the coding sequence ATGGCTGCGGAAGATGTTCGCATCGAGCCCATGAGCGAGGACTTCATCCTCTGGCGCTGCCTCCACGATGGCCCCCTATCGAAGACAGGCATCGAGAGGGTGCCACCTGATGGTACCGGGCCCGGAGCGCTGCAATGGGGGCGACACCACGAGGTGAACGTTCCCTTACTGCGGAAGATCATCAGGACCTATGGCTCCTGCGCCATGTTGGCACGGGATGGGGAAGAGGTCGTGGGCTTCTTGCGGTTCTACCCCAAGGCTCTCTTCGCACTGGATGGGGCCGGCCACATGTGTCTCCAGCAAGCCTATCCGGCGGGTCCATCGGAGGTGCTGGTGGAGCAGCCCTTCCCCACTTTGGCGGACATGGGAGACAGGACCTTGTCCGTCCACTGCATGATGACTGGGTCGCCGAAGCAAGAGCACAACCCGTACCAGCGAAAGGGCATCGCCACCAGGATGGTGCAGTCGTTGGTTCCGTGGGCCCAGGCGCAGGGATGGGAGGCGATAGAGGCTACAGCCTACGAGGACCTGGATCTTGTGTATGCCATCACCGGACAGGCGGGCAGACGCTTCTGGAAGAGATTGGGCTTCCGGGTGACTGCACGGGACCGCTTGTGTATCGAGGGCTACGATGAATTCGTGCGCACCATGCGCGAGCAGGCCGACGCTGCCGGCCTGAAGCCGGACGATGCCCAGAACCAGTACACCTTGCGTCTCGAGCTGTGA
- a CDS encoding site-specific DNA-methyltransferase, translating into MGSVATGRIYFGDNLPILKDFPDAFADLIYIDPPFNTGRTQARTRIKTARSDNGDRTGFQGRRYRTTRLGSQSFADVFDDYLAFLEPRLQQAHRVLALHGTLYFHIDYREVHYCKVLLDQIFGRECFLNEVIWAYDYGGRTTRRWPPKHDNILVYVKDPGRYVFNADAIERIPYLAPRLVGPEKASRGKLPTDTWWHTIVPTSGSERTGYPTQKPLGILRRIVQASSNTGDLVLDFFAGSGTTGAACLELGRRFVLVDDNPAALEVMARRFHGVAGIEWVGFDPAPSQARAEQPLLLDGVAGSPRHR; encoded by the coding sequence ATGGGCAGTGTGGCCACCGGCCGCATCTACTTCGGTGATAACCTGCCCATCCTGAAGGACTTCCCCGACGCGTTCGCCGATCTGATCTACATTGACCCGCCCTTCAACACCGGCAGGACCCAGGCCCGAACCCGGATCAAGACCGCCCGTTCCGACAACGGCGACCGCACCGGGTTCCAGGGGCGGCGCTACCGCACCACCCGGCTGGGCTCACAGTCATTCGCCGACGTCTTCGACGACTACCTCGCCTTCCTGGAGCCCAGGCTTCAGCAAGCACACCGCGTCCTGGCCTTGCACGGTACCCTGTACTTTCACATAGACTACCGTGAGGTCCACTACTGCAAGGTCCTGCTGGATCAGATATTCGGGCGCGAGTGCTTCCTAAACGAGGTCATCTGGGCCTATGACTACGGAGGGCGCACCACCAGACGATGGCCCCCTAAGCACGACAACATCCTGGTCTACGTGAAGGACCCTGGCCGATACGTTTTCAACGCCGACGCTATCGAGCGCATCCCCTACCTGGCCCCCAGGCTAGTGGGGCCGGAGAAGGCTAGCCGGGGCAAGCTCCCTACTGACACCTGGTGGCATACCATAGTACCCACCAGCGGGTCGGAGAGAACGGGGTACCCGACTCAGAAACCCCTGGGGATACTGAGGCGAATCGTCCAGGCTTCCTCGAACACCGGCGACCTGGTCCTGGATTTCTTCGCCGGAAGCGGCACTACCGGAGCAGCCTGCCTGGAGCTCGGCCGGCGGTTCGTCCTCGTTGACGACAACCCGGCGGCGCTGGAGGTGATGGCCCGGCGTTTCCATGGCGTGGCCGGCATAGAATGGGTGGGTTTCGACCCCGCTCCCTCCCAGGCGCGGGCAGAACAGCCCCTCCTACTCGACGGGGTTGCCGGCTCCCCGCGGCACCGCTAG